The Pieris rapae chromosome 9, ilPieRapa1.1, whole genome shotgun sequence region TTTCAAAGAGAAAAGTAAACTTGACTACATCTGACAAATCAATTTCATTcatatcaaatcatttatttaaagtaggccacctaaaatggcactttggaagttaaataaattataacgatgattctagttgccccttccaaaaaggtagtttcgtgtggaaagaatgggcaagaaactccacaccaactattttaaaatagaattctcaatatttgtatacattagttaaataattatatgtgaagacaacgTACTCCTACAAATATTGAAACCGTAGAATATCAAACActaaagagtaataaaaaaacaataattaaacagtgtgtgtgataaaaataaaaataaaaatacttttcgtCAATTCTAAAGCCCCTGTGGGCAAGGCTTTTTAtcacaaaatttcatataagTTACCGTTCCTTCACCGTCCTCATTATTTACTtgattaataacaatataccGAGTTTCTGGAGTTAATATTAAACTCACCTCTGTTTAATTGCGGTAGCCTGATTGTAATAGACTGCAGTATTCTCTAAATAACACAGCCAcgaaattaacataaatattaagatgTGGTCAGCGCGTATTTGCCATGtcatttaaatcataatattattatgtactgATCCAgcacataaatataaaaaccctAAACTTGTTTGttatacaatttgttttctcaatataaatatcatcACCATGATGACACATACTTGTACAATTTATTACACTttagtatttagtatataaaaaaggttttatgtaaaaatgatATTGCAATATAATTAGACATGAGTAATAACGTTGATGCGATTAACATTGGTCAGCAGAACTTTGCACGTGTGAGTCAATAATTCTTTGAAATTCATGTATTACTATTATGAATGCTCGCTTTACCTGTTTTggatttacttttaattgatATCGTGTATGTTAGGGTAGTAAGTAAACTTTTCatacaatgtaaaataaaatccgctatattttttaaatcagggaaaaataaactttaaaatacataacagttaatagatttcttcataATATCGTAAGAATATTTGTGCAATGAGAGTGGATTTTCTTTATACTACCttaaagtgtaataaattGTCCAAGTATGTTTCATCTTGGTgatgatatttatattgagaaaataatttcaaaaagaaTAGAATAATCAACTTAAAAGAGAtaacattaaaactttttagtttaaatgttatgttttatGACCTGTGGGTATCGCCTGCGCCAAATTGTGCTCACtcgtaagtaaaaataatttctctgaaaaaaaacatgattttgataaattagttttataatatttccgTGGGTCTCGTTTTTGGGGCAGTGCCCCTAATTTTGATACggtaatttatgttacattcaaataatgcgttatttattttacgtaatacaatattaatatatatatatatatatgaatatggtatttattcaaaacaaataacataatacataaaaatatacctaatacctaacttaaaatttaataattaaaaaataatattaaaagcagtccctttaggcaaggttccgaattCCGATATATTGTAGGGAATAAATTGTATCATACTGCGAAGATAGCCCAGAAGTAACAATACCTTTTTTTGATTTCGAAATGCCAGGTTGAACAGCTGCTAATATTAGGCCTAGATATTTTTCCATAGTATTTTTCTTGTAAGTATAGCTTTCTCAGTAAGTGTGTTATTTTTagcctattattatatagcttGTGTTTTGAAATCTGTGACTTGGTTATACTGAATCCACGAGTGAAGAACGTTCAGATCAGTTTGAACTTTAACTTTAAGACTATGAAAAGATACAAAATGATGTTATTAGATTTTTGATTTGGATAAGTAACTACAGGAATCGCGGCAGCCTTGTTTACAATTCGCATACTACTGCAATTCTTGTTAAAGCTAACAATACCTGTCTCATATTgcgaaattgaaataatgctACCATGATTACATGTTTTAGACAGTGTACGGTAGTCAGTACGTGACTTAATTCAGTATTCGTCGTGACAACTTGTTCCTGCTGCTAAACAGTTAAAATCAAGCCTGTAAGTTGGTTATTTATGACCAATTTCGattttacattagaaaacttAACTTCCTTCTTTTGGGtaccttttataattaaacccGATTTGAGTTTTAATGGTGGGTTACCATAAAGATCAaagcataattattatatcaatttcgcatttaaaaatacttaataccgAGAAACACACTGTACTTCTTTCTAGGACACTGCTATAATTCACATGAATTTAAAGACATTATGAAACGATTTGGTATTATGACGATGTATGCAagcctttttaaatttcgtttcCGCAAACATAAGAAACTTTACCAAACGTTTACCAAAGTCCACAGTTTCTTATGACGcaagtatttatattgatttgttttatgcCGCGAGGTTTGGTTTGGCTTCGCTTTTTGTTGATTATGACCGGTTCTGGGACATAGCATTTCAAATAGTTATTGACCTGAATTGAccctataaaatgtatgtattgtgTATAGTGATTAGTtggttaagtatttttttttgtatgtccCCCTGTGTTTTATTTGCGTGGAAACTGAAAAACGTAATAAAACATCTAATCACACAAATCACAGGAAGcatgtttttatacaaaagataacaaaaaattgacaaatgaaataaGCTAAggcatacaaaaacaataataacagTATAACagaatagtaataaaacaaaggaaAATGATTTGTTGtcaattaagtattattataaatgctgAAGATGCAAAcagtttaatattgaataagttcttttaaaatataaaaacgtattGTAGATTAATGAAGTCCATATTACGCAAGCATAGTATAATGTGTAAGGATGAGCTCATTACTAGATTAAAACCTACAGAGTACGGGCCTATGTCCTACCAGACGTTATCATAGTAAACAAAGTACTAAATGCTGAgcgaaatatattatagcatTCTTATCTATACGTATTTAGGGTAACCCGAGCATTTGCCCTCAATTTGTAGTCGcacattttgaatataatttgtcTCGTCTACAAAAGATACTGACACGAATTATAAGCACTTTTACAATAAAGACTTTATCTGTACTTATCGCAAATAACATCTATCagttatattaagaatttgaTTATGACATATCGGACCTTATCCTTTTTGTCCTCAACAATAAAGAAGACGCGATGTAAAGTTACGGAAAGGGGTCTTTGACCTCACTCGTTAACAACCAGATGAGCACCCAGCCTCCTTCATATATTTCTACTTACATGAAGTGAGCATTGTGCTCGTCGTTTGACTTCAACAGCGATacaattactataatattacgTAAGAAATTTGATTGggctaataaaaacattgtaataaatagGCATTTACAAGTTGTACCATTGTAAAGATGCATAGCTAATTACGATAATcgtattatgaataaattattacctaCGACTCGACAACCACCGTCACCCggctatattataataaataatattttcattacattgTTTTAGTTGAAACTGAAAACTACAAATTCCATGTAGGCTacgaaaaatcattttaaattgctAGTCATGGCTGCTTAAGCGCCTTCTCAGCTTGTCATATGTTTGGTAggaattaaaattctttaattaaagaaattacatGTTTTCATTCAATAAGACAAAACTCTTTTAAAGTTGTCTTTGTGCTAAAGTCCAGAAGTTAATAACGTTTTAGGGGTTTGagtttttaaaactgtttaattatGATATGCAAAGAACGTTGATATATTGTATTCTGCTTAtagtactaatattatttcggtagataattttttttttgtaaagttattttgaaatacatattattacttataatgaaTCCATCCTTAGTAATGCCATCTGACAGACATCCTTTGATGAGAACAAGGTTTACTTAAGAACTAACGATTACCTAAATACTACGACAATTTCTTGGGTCTTGATAGCATTGGTGAGCACAATGAGCGTCTGTGTGCCGCCGATATCGCCATGACCCACGTCGTTATACTGCGGTCAGCGTGTTTGGTGAATGACGGGCATTGAAGCGGAACGTCTCTGAGCTGAGTCAGGGACGCGCGCGTTGCTTCACGCGCGATTACCTGTACAGTCAGACAATATATAGGATACTGTTATTCCAATggtattaaactattttataaataaataaaaaaagtcgcAGGTCCAATCTAGAAAATGATCGACTGATGTGATGAGTCCTTCTTTTTGATAACAATCAACACGACTTTGACGGAGTATGGCTAAATTAATCTTTTTAGCTGTTTTATCTCGCTTCAAGTCTTTCCGGAACTTTTCTCCTCGTCTGTAACTTTTATAAGATGACATTGGGTGCTActcgaaataattattttttatgtttgtagcccgaatgtaatttaattgtttttggtaGATGTACAGCGGCGCACTGCTGTCGACGGCGGCGCGGCTGGCGTGGGACCCCAGCACATACACATGGTTTCGATTCCTGTGCGCTGCACAATATCGTGTATCGCTGGCATACGTTCTGGCTGCTGGGTTGTGGCTAGCAGCCCTGGTATACCTGTCAGTTGCGGCTGGTGCCGCGGCTGCAGCTGCACGTCGCCCCGCCGCCGCATTGCACACTTATGTGGCGGGTGTATGCGCCTTGGCGCTAAGTGAAGTGGCGTATGGTGCGTGGCTGGTCGCCTCTTTAGCAGCTTGGTGGCGTGCCGCGCCTGAAGCCGAACTTGCGCGCAAAGGCATCGACTTACTACACGATATTAAGCCGGCGCTGCTTGCCGTCGAGCGTTACCGCGACGTCGCACAGCCACTATACAACATGATCGAGGTGAATCAGTTCGTTCTCTTATAtctcaaatagtttttattttaactactacaaagtttaatacagaaataacataatacatagaaatatatctaataactaaccttaaaatttaattattaaaaatattattaaaaggagtccctttaggcaaggttccgaagatactagcagcgttccccctttgaattgctagactaattctttgtgcgaggtagctgccagctcttcgttctcctgtgatgtcgactaacctttttgataattccctaaaaagctttaatgcgctaggaccccacggaccaagggtctcgacaccgaatgggacaaaatcatattcagagcctagacccctgtatttgcagactttagctttttcagccgcatcacaagccgcaccagctctcttgttagttccatgaagattggaaggggccagtgtgtctgaacaggtggcatcccataccaaaacccgacccatcttccatggaatcaaactcataccattattttatgtaaattttcaaCGCAGCTTTATCAAACGTGCCTAAACAACAAGGTGTTGTATTGCAGGAGGTGGAAGCACGCGCCCCAAACAATGCCGTCATAGTGATCGTTTTCGCGGTGCTGGCAGTGGTGCTGCAAGTGGCGGCGGTGGTGGTGGCCCGGCGGCTGGCACGCGGAGGAGTCACGACAGGTCGGCGTTGCGAGCCCGGTGAAGTTGGCGAGGTTGACAGTGATAGCGAGGCTCTGGAGAAAAGCGCGCCCCCATCTGCCCCGCCTGCGGGATCGCCGCCACCACCAGGATGGCACAAGTCCGCCAACTTGCGGATGTACACGATATTAGACAAGATTTTCTAGCAGgttaatacacttttttcaTTGATCCAATAAGCAGTTGCGGACGCGGCTCTTGGAGGTTAGATACCACTAgtaaaatttgtgaaaatattgttgttttgTATAGGATTTTCAATTGCTTCATCATCTtacactctgctcctcagcataatgctgagccagggccaataacagccacagcacacacgcaatatATACTTGGGACGGGCCGAa contains the following coding sequences:
- the LOC110999703 gene encoding uncharacterized protein LOC110999703, translating into MGCARGLCTSQSVFIFINIAFAMYSGALLSTAARLAWDPSTYTWFRFLCAAQYRVSLAYVLAAGLWLAALVYLSVAAGAAAAAARRPAAALHTYVAGVCALALSEVAYGAWLVASLAAWWRAAPEAELARKGIDLLHDIKPALLAVERYRDVAQPLYNMIEEVEARAPNNAVIVIVFAVLAVVLQVAAVVVARRLARGGVTTGRRCEPGEVGEVDSDSEALEKSAPPSAPPAGSPPPPGWHKSANLRMYTILDKIF